The Megasphaera stantonii genome includes a window with the following:
- a CDS encoding IS30 family transposase: MCHYHHLTLSERENLLFFRAQSYSISRIAAALGRDKSTISRELRRNTVNGKYLPITAQQQYARRRKACKPHKRLENAELFALVKNLFLVHHWSPEEIAGRLQLEHQKALLSYATIYRAIYAGMFDETSSSHGSRGAVRRLRHHGKSRHTRQYQERRGSIPISHDISERPAGAANRSRRGHWECDTIAGKTGKACLVTLVDRKSRYLVGGKAAKKTAQAVNTVLLQVLQGQPVKSLTPDRGKEFAHHAAVTEALNGVPFYFPPPHQPWQRGSNENTNGLVREYFPKGTDITLVPEAYVQAVFAELNRRPRKCLGYKTPYEVHYSKKLHLA; this comes from the coding sequence ATGTGCCACTATCATCATCTTACTCTATCTGAACGAGAAAATCTACTCTTTTTTCGCGCGCAGTCCTATTCTATCTCTCGAATTGCGGCGGCCCTCGGCCGAGATAAATCCACGATCTCACGGGAACTACGCAGAAATACAGTGAACGGCAAGTATCTGCCCATCACCGCACAACAACAGTATGCCCGCCGCCGTAAGGCATGCAAGCCTCACAAGCGGTTAGAGAATGCCGAGCTATTCGCATTGGTTAAAAATCTCTTCCTGGTGCATCATTGGTCCCCAGAAGAAATTGCCGGACGCTTGCAGCTGGAACATCAGAAGGCACTCCTTAGCTATGCAACGATTTACCGCGCCATATATGCCGGTATGTTTGATGAAACGTCGTCCTCCCATGGGTCCCGCGGTGCGGTCCGCCGCTTGCGGCATCATGGAAAATCCCGGCATACCCGGCAATATCAGGAACGACGGGGTTCTATTCCCATCTCTCACGATATTTCGGAACGGCCAGCAGGAGCCGCTAACCGCTCCCGGCGAGGACATTGGGAATGTGATACCATAGCAGGAAAGACAGGAAAAGCCTGTCTGGTTACGTTGGTAGATAGAAAGAGCCGGTATCTGGTAGGAGGCAAAGCAGCCAAAAAGACAGCACAAGCCGTCAATACGGTATTGCTTCAGGTACTGCAAGGGCAACCTGTAAAAAGCCTTACGCCGGACAGAGGAAAAGAGTTCGCCCATCATGCCGCTGTCACGGAGGCCTTGAACGGCGTGCCGTTTTATTTCCCGCCGCCGCATCAGCCCTGGCAGCGGGGAAGCAACGAAAATACCAATGGCCTAGTCCGAGAGTATTTCCCGAAAGGGACGGACATCACACTCGTTCCAGAAGCCTATGTGCAAGCTGTTTTTGCAGAACTAAATCGCCGTCCCCGAAAATGTTTAGGATACAAAACGCCATACGAAGTACATTACTCTAAAAAGTTGCACTTAGCTTGA
- a CDS encoding plasmid mobilization protein, with amino-acid sequence MPKRYNTPHRSRVVKTRLSEDEYADFTARLAPYGISQSEFLRQAIRRTAIRPVIHVSAVNDELLSAVGKLTAEYGKIGGNLNQIARCLNEYGAPYNALSGEVRAAIADLAALKYEVLQKVGDAVGNTQAYQL; translated from the coding sequence ATGCCGAAGCGATACAACACACCCCACCGCAGCCGCGTTGTGAAAACCCGGCTGTCCGAAGATGAATACGCCGACTTCACAGCGCGGCTTGCGCCCTATGGTATCAGCCAGTCCGAATTTCTCCGGCAGGCGATACGGCGCACCGCCATACGCCCCGTTATCCATGTATCAGCGGTCAATGACGAGCTGCTTTCCGCTGTCGGGAAACTCACAGCCGAGTACGGCAAAATCGGCGGCAACCTTAACCAGATAGCCCGGTGTCTGAACGAGTACGGCGCACCCTACAACGCGCTGTCCGGCGAGGTACGCGCCGCCATAGCCGACCTTGCCGCCCTCAAGTATGAAGTCTTACAGAAAGTAGGTGACGCGGTTGGCAACACTCAAGCATATCAACTCTAA
- a CDS encoding transposon-encoded TnpW family protein: MADNKQPDTRTARRPDCVTEIRMGNSVLVVSGYFKKDTTTTAADKMARVLEAEAAATQKPAI; this comes from the coding sequence ATGGCAGATAACAAGCAGCCCGACACCCGCACCGCCCGCCGCCCCGACTGTGTGACGGAAATCCGCATGGGCAATTCCGTCCTTGTCGTGTCCGGCTATTTCAAGAAAGACACTACCACCACCGCCGCCGACAAAATGGCGCGGGTACTGGAAGCGGAAGCCGCTGCTACACAAAAACCGGCGATTTGA
- a CDS encoding relaxase/mobilization nuclease domain-containing protein produces MATLKHINSKNADYGAAEQYLLFEHDEFTMKPVLDETGRLIPREDYRLSTLNCGGEDFAVACMRANLRYEKNQRREDVKSHHYIISFDPRDGPDNGLTVDRAQALGEKFCAEHFPGHQALVCTHPDGHNHSGNIHVHIVINSLRIEEVPFLPYMDRPADTKAGCKHRCTDAALRYFKSEVMEMCHREGLYQIDLLNGSKNRVTDREYWAQKKGQAALDKQNAPMIAGGITPRQTKFETNKEKLRQTIRAALSAAASFEDFSSLLLREGVAVKESRGRLSYLTPDRTKPITARKLGDDFERAAVLAVLEQNAARTAEKAAAISSTPPSIKDQLRADRAARTAPNVQRLVDIEQKKAEGKGRGYERWATMHNLKQMAATLNVYQEYGFTSPEQLEAAVDTAYQEMRQTSGELKALETKLQGKKELQRQVLAYAKTKPARDGLKAQKSEKARAAYRQAHESDFIIADAAARYFKAHGITKLPARKALRDEIEQLVSKKSGLYNTYHEQKQRYAELQTVKRNIDQILRREEPRRRKEQSHER; encoded by the coding sequence TTGGCAACACTCAAGCATATCAACTCTAAAAACGCCGACTACGGAGCCGCCGAACAGTATCTGCTGTTTGAGCATGACGAGTTTACCATGAAGCCCGTCCTTGATGAAACCGGCAGGCTTATCCCCCGCGAGGACTACCGGCTGTCCACGCTGAACTGCGGCGGGGAGGATTTTGCCGTTGCGTGTATGCGGGCAAATCTCCGCTATGAGAAAAACCAGCGGCGGGAAGATGTGAAAAGCCACCACTATATCATCAGCTTTGACCCACGGGACGGGCCGGACAACGGCTTGACCGTAGACCGGGCGCAGGCATTGGGCGAGAAGTTTTGCGCCGAACATTTCCCCGGCCACCAAGCCCTTGTATGCACTCACCCGGACGGGCATAACCACAGCGGCAATATCCATGTGCATATCGTCATTAACAGCCTGCGGATTGAGGAAGTGCCGTTCCTGCCCTACATGGACAGGCCAGCCGACACGAAAGCCGGGTGCAAGCACCGCTGTACCGACGCGGCCTTGCGCTACTTCAAGTCCGAAGTCATGGAGATGTGCCACCGGGAGGGGCTTTATCAAATCGACCTCTTGAACGGCAGCAAGAACCGCGTCACAGACCGAGAGTATTGGGCGCAGAAAAAGGGACAGGCCGCGCTGGATAAGCAGAACGCCCCCATGATTGCAGGCGGTATCACGCCCCGGCAGACCAAGTTTGAAACGAACAAGGAGAAGCTGCGGCAGACCATACGCGCCGCGCTGTCTGCGGCGGCCTCATTCGAGGACTTTTCCTCTCTGCTGCTGCGGGAGGGCGTGGCCGTCAAGGAGAGCCGGGGGCGGCTTAGTTACCTCACGCCAGACAGGACAAAGCCCATTACCGCCCGCAAGCTGGGCGACGATTTTGAACGCGCCGCTGTCCTTGCCGTTTTGGAACAGAACGCCGCCAGAACCGCAGAAAAGGCCGCAGCTATATCCAGTACGCCGCCCTCTATCAAAGACCAACTGCGGGCAGACAGAGCCGCCCGAACCGCCCCGAATGTGCAGCGGCTTGTGGACATTGAGCAGAAGAAAGCCGAGGGCAAAGGCCGGGGCTATGAACGCTGGGCGACCATGCACAACCTCAAACAGATGGCCGCGACGCTGAATGTGTATCAGGAATACGGCTTTACTTCCCCGGAGCAGTTAGAAGCCGCCGTTGATACTGCCTATCAGGAAATGCGCCAGACCAGCGGCGAACTGAAAGCACTGGAAACGAAGCTACAAGGGAAAAAGGAGTTGCAGCGGCAGGTGCTTGCCTACGCCAAGACCAAGCCCGCCCGCGACGGGCTGAAAGCGCAGAAATCCGAGAAAGCCCGCGCCGCATACCGGCAGGCGCATGAGAGCGACTTTATCATAGCCGACGCAGCCGCCCGGTATTTCAAGGCGCATGGTATTACCAAGCTGCCCGCCCGGAAAGCGTTGCGGGACGAGATCGAGCAGCTTGTTTCCAAGAAATCCGGCCTGTATAACACCTACCACGAACAGAAACAGCGGTATGCGGAGTTGCAGACCGTCAAGCGGAACATCGACCAGATTTTGCGCCGGGAGGAACCCCGCCGCAGAAAGGAGCAGAGCCATGAACGATAA
- a CDS encoding GntP family permease has product MEVVMIIVSLALLVTIAYKGFSVILFAPVCALVAASMAEYHLLPAYTDLFMGKAVVFVKSFFPIFLLGAVFGKVMEETGMARSIAEFVIQKLGKDKAILSVMMVCIILAYGGVSVYVAVFAIYPFAASIFREANIPKRLIPAVFTDVR; this is encoded by the coding sequence ATGGAAGTCGTAATGATTATAGTGAGTTTAGCATTATTAGTTACCATTGCATATAAAGGCTTTTCCGTTATTCTGTTTGCGCCGGTATGCGCCTTAGTTGCAGCTAGTATGGCGGAGTACCACTTACTGCCGGCGTATACGGACTTATTCATGGGTAAAGCAGTTGTATTTGTAAAATCATTCTTCCCGATATTCCTGTTAGGCGCTGTATTTGGCAAAGTCATGGAAGAAACGGGGATGGCCCGCAGTATTGCTGAATTCGTTATTCAAAAGCTTGGGAAAGATAAAGCTATTTTGTCCGTCATGATGGTGTGCATCATTTTGGCATATGGCGGCGTCAGCGTATACGTTGCCGTATTTGCCATTTATCCGTTTGCAGCTTCTATTTTCAGAGAAGCTAATATTCCCAAACGTTTAATTCCGGCTGTGTTTACTGATGTGCGATAA
- a CDS encoding replication initiator protein A has product MGVKGCAIHLSFSSGNGVLNAYKPPKSTRTQGGDTIADYITADTKLPAYLPYPRFLFKMEISQTAKLLYALLLDRSTLSQKNKWQDDEGRIYIIYPIAEIAEILDKGSTTIKGALNELDMAGLLERERGGFSAPNRLYVKVPRVPQVQFSDQLMAGNPTLTEPENRPTDGQKTDLMMVGKPSPNQTTINNLTENQTMGASGEPPAAFGRYQNIFLSQTEYDELQAEYPDRLERFIEELSQYIAATGKDYRNYAAAVRMWADRDRKGAAKQGVPDYSFKEGESL; this is encoded by the coding sequence GTGGGTGTCAAAGGGTGTGCGATACATTTATCCTTTTCCTCCGGAAACGGCGTTCTAAATGCGTACAAACCGCCAAAATCAACCCGAACACAGGGAGGTGATACTATCGCTGATTATATCACGGCAGACACGAAGCTGCCCGCCTATCTGCCCTATCCCCGTTTCCTGTTCAAAATGGAGATTTCCCAGACCGCCAAGCTGCTCTATGCGCTGCTGTTAGACCGCTCCACCCTCTCCCAGAAGAACAAGTGGCAGGACGACGAGGGCAGGATTTATATTATCTATCCCATCGCGGAGATAGCCGAAATACTGGATAAAGGCAGCACCACCATAAAGGGGGCGCTTAACGAACTGGACATGGCGGGGCTTTTGGAACGGGAACGGGGCGGCTTCTCCGCACCGAACCGGCTATATGTGAAAGTGCCGCGTGTGCCACAGGTACAGTTTTCCGACCAACTGATGGCCGGAAATCCGACCCTCACAGAGCCGGAAAACCGACCTACTGATGGTCAGAAAACCGACCTTATGATGGTCGGAAAACCGTCCCCTAACCAAACTACTATAAACAACCTTACAGAGAACCAAACAATGGGAGCGAGTGGGGAGCCGCCCGCAGCTTTTGGCAGATACCAGAATATTTTTCTGTCACAGACCGAATACGACGAGTTGCAGGCAGAGTACCCCGACAGGCTGGAACGGTTCATCGAGGAATTGAGCCAGTATATCGCCGCCACCGGGAAAGATTACCGCAACTATGCCGCCGCTGTCCGTATGTGGGCAGACCGGGACAGAAAGGGAGCCGCAAAACAGGGCGTCCCCGATTACTCATTCAAGGAGGGAGAGAGCCTATGA
- a CDS encoding helix-turn-helix domain-containing protein: MSRLLPYETILKAREGDPEAVNAVLLHYAGYIRYFSKVNGQVNAEVEDYVKQRLIDCQFKFRLDEPPDKS; encoded by the coding sequence ATGAGTAGACTTCTCCCCTATGAAACAATCCTCAAAGCCCGTGAGGGCGACCCAGAAGCCGTGAACGCTGTCCTGCTCCACTACGCCGGATATATCCGCTATTTCTCAAAAGTGAACGGGCAGGTCAACGCCGAGGTGGAGGACTATGTAAAGCAGCGGTTAATTGACTGTCAATTCAAGTTCCGGCTTGACGAACCACCGGACAAGTCATAA
- a CDS encoding sigma-70 family RNA polymerase sigma factor, translating to MTDQIAYQEYIQRRYNAFCKTVIRCAALDKILKLKRQWERQVSLDYLMNEKFVQFAASEPDEEYPFTVCGQTVLLCNAALADAISVLPEQTREEILRYYFLRQPQRVIGACIGRSRSTAGRHIQLALQRLREEMGVSRYE from the coding sequence ATGACCGACCAGATAGCCTATCAAGAATATATCCAGCGCAGGTACAACGCCTTTTGCAAGACTGTTATCCGCTGTGCCGCCTTGGACAAGATTTTGAAGCTTAAACGGCAATGGGAACGGCAAGTTTCCCTTGACTATCTGATGAACGAGAAGTTTGTCCAGTTTGCCGCGTCGGAGCCGGACGAGGAATACCCATTTACCGTCTGCGGTCAGACCGTCCTGCTCTGCAACGCCGCCCTTGCCGACGCGATCTCTGTTTTGCCGGAGCAGACGCGGGAAGAAATCCTGCGCTATTACTTTCTGCGCCAGCCGCAGCGCGTGATCGGCGCGTGTATTGGCCGGTCACGCAGCACAGCGGGGCGGCATATCCAGCTTGCCTTGCAGCGGCTACGCGAAGAAATGGGGGTGAGCCGGTATGAGTAG
- a CDS encoding cysteine-rich VLP domain-containing protein has product MNDKLPRMDYRQHRRARRLVHECCNYDGGNCLLLDDGEPCVCVQSISLSLMCRWFRVAVLPLDGELAAALLYRGSRKRCAVCGAAFVPKSNRGKYCPDCAGRMKKIKAAERKRKQRHKCHALEPFKPA; this is encoded by the coding sequence ATGAACGATAAGCTGCCCCGCATGGACTACCGACAGCACCGGCGGGCGCGGCGGCTGGTGCATGAGTGCTGTAACTACGATGGAGGGAACTGTCTGCTGTTAGATGACGGGGAGCCTTGCGTGTGCGTCCAGAGCATTTCCCTTTCCCTCATGTGCCGGTGGTTCCGTGTGGCTGTCCTGCCCCTTGACGGGGAACTGGCCGCAGCCCTCTTGTACCGGGGGAGCCGGAAACGGTGCGCCGTCTGCGGCGCGGCCTTTGTCCCCAAATCCAACCGGGGAAAATACTGCCCCGACTGCGCCGGACGCATGAAGAAAATCAAAGCCGCCGAGCGAAAACGGAAACAAAGGCATAAATGTCACGCTTTAGAGCCTTTCAAACCCGCATAA
- a CDS encoding ATP-binding protein — MNTTFSEMIDRLTATTPEQEDYTGEDGLLYCGKCHKPKEAYFAPDKAAIFGRDRHPAECDCQRAAREEREAAEKRQKHLDTVEDLKRRGFTDPAMRDWTFENDNGQNPQAIRARNYVKNWERAYAGNVGCLFWGSVGTGKSYLAGCIANALMEKEIPVYMTNFALILNDLAASFEGRNEYISRLCRYPLLILDDFGMERGTEYGLEQVFHVIDSRYRSRKPLIVTTNLTLSELQHPKDTAHSRIYDRVLEMCPPVCCTGGNFRKKAAQDKLGLLKELMNE, encoded by the coding sequence ATGAACACCACATTTTCAGAAATGATTGACAGATTGACCGCCACCACCCCGGAGCAGGAGGACTACACCGGCGAGGACGGTTTACTGTACTGCGGCAAGTGCCATAAGCCGAAAGAAGCCTATTTTGCGCCGGACAAGGCCGCTATCTTTGGCCGTGACCGCCACCCGGCAGAGTGCGACTGCCAGAGAGCCGCCCGCGAGGAACGGGAAGCCGCCGAGAAACGGCAAAAGCACCTTGACACCGTAGAGGACTTGAAACGCCGGGGCTTTACCGACCCCGCCATGCGGGACTGGACTTTTGAGAACGACAACGGCCAGAACCCGCAGGCAATCCGGGCGCGCAACTATGTGAAGAACTGGGAACGGGCTTACGCCGGGAATGTGGGCTGCCTGTTCTGGGGGAGCGTCGGCACCGGCAAGAGTTACCTTGCGGGCTGTATCGCAAACGCCCTCATGGAGAAAGAAATCCCCGTCTATATGACGAATTTTGCCCTTATCCTCAATGACCTTGCCGCCAGCTTTGAGGGCAGGAATGAATATATTTCCCGTCTTTGCCGCTATCCGCTGCTAATCCTTGACGACTTCGGTATGGAGCGCGGGACAGAATACGGGCTGGAACAGGTTTTCCATGTGATTGACAGCCGTTACCGCAGCCGCAAGCCGCTGATCGTCACGACCAACCTCACGCTTTCAGAGTTGCAGCACCCAAAAGACACCGCCCATTCCCGGATTTATGACCGGGTGCTGGAAATGTGTCCCCCGGTGTGCTGTACCGGCGGCAATTTCCGCAAAAAGGCCGCACAGGACAAGCTGGGGCTTTTGAAAGAACTGATGAACGAGTGA
- a CDS encoding recombinase family protein, with protein MTALYPRLSHEDELQGESNSISNQKRILETFAKQNGFTNLRWYTDDGYSGANFQRPGFQAMLADIEAGKVGTVIVKDMSRLGRNYLQVGFYTEMLFPQKGVRFIAVNDNVDSANGGMDNDFTPLRNLFNEWLVRDTSKKIKAVKRAKGMSGKPVTSKPVYGYLMDEDENYIVDEETAPVVKQIYQLCLAGNGPTKIARMLTEQQIPTPGTLEYQRTGSTRRYHPGYECKWATNTVVHLLENREYTGCLVNFKTEKPSYKTKHSVENPIEKQAIFPNHHEPIIDTETWERVQELRKQRKRPNRYDEVGLFSGMLFCADCGHVMYQQRYQNKNRKQDCYICGSYKKRTRDCTAHFIRTDLLTAGVLSNLRQVTEYAAKHESRFVKLLIQQNEIGGKRKTAAATKQLEQAQERISEVSRIIKRLYEDNVNGKISDERFMELSADYEQEQRELKDRAAALQEELSKSQAATVNAEKFMGIVRKHLAFEELTPTLLREMIEKIVVHECSYDENGTRRQDIEIYYSFVGKIDLPEA; from the coding sequence ATTACCGCCCTTTATCCGAGATTGTCCCATGAGGACGAATTGCAAGGCGAGAGTAATTCCATATCGAACCAAAAACGGATACTCGAAACCTTTGCAAAACAGAATGGCTTTACCAACCTGCGCTGGTACACCGACGACGGCTATTCCGGCGCGAACTTTCAAAGGCCCGGTTTTCAAGCCATGCTTGCAGACATTGAAGCCGGGAAAGTGGGTACGGTCATCGTCAAGGACATGAGCCGGTTAGGGCGTAACTACTTGCAGGTGGGATTTTACACGGAAATGCTGTTCCCTCAAAAGGGAGTGCGTTTTATCGCTGTCAACGACAATGTGGACAGCGCAAACGGCGGCATGGACAACGATTTTACCCCTCTGCGAAATCTGTTCAACGAATGGCTGGTGAGAGATACGAGCAAGAAAATCAAGGCAGTAAAACGAGCAAAAGGCATGAGCGGCAAGCCCGTTACCAGCAAGCCGGTGTATGGCTACCTCATGGACGAGGACGAGAACTATATCGTTGACGAGGAAACCGCGCCGGTAGTCAAGCAGATATACCAGCTTTGCCTTGCCGGGAACGGCCCGACCAAGATTGCCCGTATGCTTACGGAGCAGCAAATCCCCACGCCGGGGACGCTGGAATATCAGCGGACTGGCAGCACACGCCGCTATCACCCCGGCTATGAGTGCAAATGGGCGACAAATACCGTTGTCCACCTGTTGGAAAACCGGGAGTACACCGGCTGTCTGGTAAACTTCAAGACGGAGAAGCCCTCTTACAAGACCAAGCACAGCGTAGAGAACCCCATCGAGAAGCAGGCCATTTTCCCGAACCACCATGAGCCGATTATCGACACGGAAACATGGGAGCGCGTGCAGGAGTTACGCAAGCAGCGCAAACGCCCGAACCGCTATGATGAAGTGGGGCTGTTCTCCGGTATGCTGTTCTGCGCCGACTGCGGCCATGTGATGTACCAGCAGCGGTATCAGAACAAGAACCGCAAGCAGGACTGTTACATCTGCGGCAGCTACAAGAAGCGCACCCGCGACTGTACGGCGCACTTTATCCGCACCGACCTGTTGACCGCCGGTGTCCTCTCCAATCTCCGGCAAGTGACCGAGTATGCCGCCAAGCATGAGAGCCGCTTTGTGAAGCTGCTTATCCAGCAGAACGAGATCGGCGGCAAGAGAAAGACCGCCGCAGCCACGAAGCAGCTTGAACAGGCACAGGAGCGCATTTCTGAAGTGAGCCGCATAATCAAGCGGCTGTATGAGGACAATGTGAACGGCAAAATCAGCGACGAGCGTTTCATGGAACTGTCGGCAGACTATGAGCAGGAACAGCGGGAACTGAAAGACCGCGCCGCCGCTTTGCAGGAGGAACTTTCCAAGTCGCAGGCCGCCACCGTCAATGCGGAAAAGTTTATGGGTATCGTCCGAAAGCACCTTGCCTTTGAGGAATTGACCCCCACCCTCTTGCGGGAGATGATTGAGAAAATCGTCGTGCATGAGTGCAGCTATGACGAGAACGGCACCCGCAGGCAGGACATTGAGATTTATTACAGCTTTGTCGGCAAGATTGACTTGCCCGAAGCCTAA
- the tet(W) gene encoding tetracycline resistance ribosomal protection protein Tet(W) — MKIINIGILAHVDAGKTTLTESLLYASGAISEPGSVEKGTTRTDTMFLERQRGITIQAAVTSFQWHRCKVNIVDTPGHMDFLAEVYRSLAVLDGAILVISAKDGVQAQTRILFHALRKMNIPTVIFINKIDQAGVDLQSVVQSVRDKLSADIIIKQTVSLSPEIVLEENTDIEAWDAVIENNDELLEKYIAGEPISREKLAREEQQRVQDASLFPVYHGSAKNGLGIQPLMDAVTGLFQPIGEQGGAALCGSVFKVEYTDCGQRRVYLRLYSGTLRLRDTVALAGREKLKITEMRIPSKGEIVRTDTAYQGEIVILPSDSVRLNDVLGDQTRLPRKRWREDPLPMLRTTIAPKTAAQRERLLDALTQLADTDPLLRCEVDSITHEIILSFLGRVQLEVVSALLSEKYKLETVVKEPSVIYMERPLKAASHTIHIEVPPNPFWASIGLSVTPLSLGSGVQYESRVSLGYLNQSFQNAVRDGIRYGLEQGLFGWNVTDCKICFEYGLYYSPVSTPADFRSLAPIVLEQALKESGTQLLEPYLSFILYAPQEYLSRAYHDAPKYCATIETAQVKKDEVVFTGEIPARCIQAYRTDLAFYTNGRSVCLTELKGYQAAVGQPVIQPRRPNSRLDKVRHMFQKVM, encoded by the coding sequence ATGAAAATAATCAATATTGGAATTCTTGCCCATGTAGACGCTGGAAAGACGACCTTGACGGAGAGCCTGCTATATGCCAGCGGAGCCATTTCAGAACCGGGGAGCGTCGAAAAAGGGACAACGAGGACGGACACCATGTTTTTGGAGCGGCAGCGTGGGATTACCATTCAAGCGGCAGTCACTTCCTTCCAGTGGCACAGATGTAAAGTTAACATTGTGGATACGCCCGGCCACATGGATTTTTTGGCGGAGGTGTACCGCTCTTTGGCTGTTTTAGATGGGGCCATCTTGGTGATCTCCGCTAAAGATGGCGTGCAGGCCCAGACCCGTATTCTGTTCCATGCCCTGCGGAAAATGAACATTCCCACCGTTATCTTTATCAACAAGATCGACCAGGCTGGCGTTGATTTGCAGAGCGTGGTTCAGTCTGTTCGGGATAAGCTCTCCGCCGATATTATCATCAAGCAGACGGTGTCGCTGTCCCCGGAAATAGTCCTGGAGGAAAATACCGACATAGAAGCATGGGATGCGGTCATCGAAAATAACGATGAATTATTGGAAAAGTATATCGCAGGAGAACCAATCAGCCGGGAAAAACTTGCGCGGGAGGAACAGCAGCGGGTTCAAGACGCCTCCCTGTTCCCAGTCTATCATGGCAGCGCCAAAAATGGCCTTGGCATTCAACCGTTGATGGATGCGGTGACAGGGCTGTTCCAACCGATTGGGGAACAGGGGGGCGCCGCCCTATGCGGCAGCGTTTTCAAGGTTGAGTACACCGATTGCGGCCAGCGGCGTGTCTATCTACGGTTATACAGCGGAACGCTGCGCCTGCGGGATACGGTGGCCCTGGCCGGGAGAGAAAAGCTGAAAATCACAGAGATGCGTATTCCATCCAAAGGGGAAATTGTTCGGACAGACACCGCTTATCAGGGTGAAATTGTTATCCTTCCCAGCGACAGCGTGAGGTTAAACGATGTATTAGGGGACCAAACCCGGCTCCCTCGTAAAAGGTGGCGCGAGGACCCCCTCCCCATGCTGCGGACGACGATTGCGCCGAAAACGGCAGCGCAAAGAGAACGGCTGCTGGACGCTCTTACGCAACTTGCGGATACTGACCCGCTTTTGCGTTGCGAAGTGGATTCCATCACCCATGAGATCATTCTTTCTTTTTTGGGCCGGGTGCAGTTGGAGGTTGTTTCCGCTTTGCTGTCGGAAAAATACAAGCTTGAAACAGTGGTAAAGGAACCCTCCGTCATTTATATGGAGCGGCCGCTCAAAGCAGCCAGCCACACCATCCATATCGAGGTGCCGCCCAACCCGTTTTGGGCATCCATAGGACTGTCTGTTACACCACTCTCGCTTGGCTCCGGTGTACAATACGAGAGCCGGGTTTCGCTGGGATACTTGAACCAGAGTTTTCAAAACGCTGTCAGGGATGGTATCCGTTACGGGCTGGAGCAGGGCTTGTTCGGCTGGAACGTAACGGACTGTAAGATTTGCTTTGAATACGGGCTTTATTACAGTCCGGTCAGCACGCCGGCGGACTTCCGCTCATTGGCCCCGATTGTATTGGAACAGGCATTGAAGGAATCGGGGACGCAGCTGCTGGAACCTTATCTCTCCTTCATCCTCTATGCGCCCCAGGAATACCTTTCCAGGGCTTATCATGATGCACCGAAATACTGTGCCACCATCGAAACGGCCCAGGTAAAAAAGGATGAAGTTGTCTTTACTGGCGAGATTCCCGCCCGCTGTATACAGGCATACCGTACTGATCTGGCCTTTTACACCAACGGGCGGAGCGTATGCCTTACAGAGCTGAAAGGATATCAGGCCGCTGTCGGTCAGCCGGTCATCCAGCCCCGCCGTCCAAACAGCCGCCTGGACAAGGTGCGCCATATGTTTCAGAAGGTAATGTAA